Proteins encoded by one window of Halomonas chromatireducens:
- the betI gene encoding transcriptional regulator BetI, translating into MPKVGMEPIRRQQLIQATMAAIDEVGLADATVIRIAGHAGVSAGIISHYFGGKDGLLEATMRQILTDLGDAVAARRRALGDASPRAHIGAIIDGNFDRSQVSGPVAKTWLAFWASSMHKPQLQRLQQVNDRRLYSNLCSQFRRLMPRAKARQAAHGLAATIDGLWLRGALTPEGLDADGARRLAHDYLNQLLANYESTPVS; encoded by the coding sequence ATGCCCAAGGTTGGAATGGAGCCCATTCGGCGTCAGCAGTTGATCCAGGCCACCATGGCGGCCATCGACGAGGTCGGCCTTGCCGATGCGACAGTCATCCGCATCGCCGGGCATGCCGGTGTCTCCGCCGGGATCATCAGCCATTACTTCGGCGGCAAGGACGGGCTGCTGGAAGCCACCATGCGACAGATCCTCACCGATCTGGGCGATGCCGTCGCCGCTCGCCGTCGAGCCCTGGGCGATGCGTCGCCCCGCGCGCACATCGGGGCAATCATCGACGGCAACTTCGACCGCAGCCAGGTCTCCGGCCCGGTGGCCAAGACCTGGCTGGCATTCTGGGCCAGCAGCATGCACAAGCCCCAGTTGCAGCGCCTGCAGCAGGTCAACGATCGACGCCTCTACTCCAACCTCTGCAGCCAGTTCCGCCGCCTCATGCCCCGAGCCAAGGCTCGCCAGGCCGCGCATGGCCTGGCAGCGACAATCGACGGTCTCTGGCTACGCGGCGCCCTGACGCCGGAAGGGCTGGATGCCGACGGTGCACGACGCCTGGCCCATGACTACCTCAATCAGCTGTTGGCCAACTACGAGTCCACACCCGTTTCCTGA
- a CDS encoding sulfurtransferase, translating into MLRALVLAFSALWLSAQVQAAEISPLVEAEWLDPHLNDENLVVLDVRSSIDGGGDRQSFEAAPIPGSRYSSYTDDGWREERDDVAGLLPEIEPLQELIGSLGIDNDTTVVIVPAGTGPTDFGSAARIYWTFKILGHDEVAILDGGFAGWQQQGFDVASGSVPATEAKQFHATLRKELIATTEQVEQARQSQTQLVDARPSDYFTGETISPAVRTAGTIPGARSLPYHSNFGDRAGAYYLDREGLSSRINTAELDRNAHTITFCNTGHWAATDWFVLSEVAGFDNVAMYDGSMAAWTISDSRPVQLARRGLERLQEALD; encoded by the coding sequence ATGTTACGCGCTCTCGTACTCGCCTTCAGTGCGCTGTGGTTATCGGCGCAGGTCCAGGCCGCGGAGATTTCCCCACTGGTCGAGGCCGAGTGGCTCGACCCGCACCTGAATGACGAGAACCTGGTCGTCCTTGATGTACGCTCCTCCATCGATGGTGGCGGCGACCGCCAAAGCTTCGAGGCCGCCCCCATCCCCGGCAGCCGCTACAGCAGCTACACCGACGATGGCTGGCGCGAAGAGCGTGACGACGTAGCGGGCCTGCTGCCGGAGATCGAACCTCTGCAGGAATTGATCGGAAGCCTCGGTATCGACAATGATACGACGGTCGTGATCGTCCCCGCCGGGACCGGACCCACGGATTTCGGCAGCGCGGCACGCATCTACTGGACCTTCAAGATTCTAGGCCATGACGAAGTCGCCATTCTCGATGGAGGCTTCGCCGGCTGGCAGCAACAGGGCTTCGACGTCGCCAGCGGCTCCGTTCCCGCCACTGAAGCCAAACAGTTTCATGCCACCCTGCGCAAGGAGCTGATCGCCACGACCGAGCAGGTTGAGCAGGCACGTCAATCCCAGACCCAACTGGTCGATGCCCGTCCATCGGACTACTTCACCGGCGAAACGATATCACCGGCCGTGAGAACTGCCGGGACTATACCCGGCGCCAGGAGCCTGCCCTATCACAGCAACTTCGGCGACCGTGCGGGCGCCTATTACCTGGACCGGGAAGGTCTCTCCTCACGCATCAACACTGCCGAGCTGGATCGCAATGCTCACACCATCACCTTCTGCAATACCGGACACTGGGCGGCAACGGACTGGTTTGTGCTCAGCGAGGTCGCCGGATTCGACAACGTCGCGATGTATGACGGCTCCATGGCCGCATGGACGATAAGTGACTCGCGCCCCGTGCAACTCGCCCGGCGGGGGCTGGAGCGTCTTCAGGAGGCTCTCGATTGA
- a CDS encoding carboxymuconolactone decarboxylase family protein, with translation MTADYRLQLPPQTLENADAKARPLLEKANAKLGFVPNMYKGMAKAPGVLDTYLHGYELFREDSGFTPPEQEVVFLTISQLNGCSYCMSAHSMLAEKMSQVPGDVLEAIREDREIPDSRLAALSEFTGVMFDTRGMPNREDVTAFLDAGFEEQHVLQIVLALAVKTLSNYSNHLNHPELDEAFAGHAWKK, from the coding sequence ATGACTGCCGACTATCGACTACAACTCCCCCCGCAGACACTCGAAAATGCCGATGCCAAGGCACGGCCACTGCTCGAGAAGGCCAACGCCAAGCTGGGGTTCGTGCCCAACATGTACAAGGGCATGGCCAAGGCGCCCGGCGTACTTGACACCTACCTGCACGGCTATGAACTTTTCCGAGAGGATTCCGGATTCACCCCCCCGGAGCAGGAAGTGGTATTCCTGACCATCAGTCAACTCAACGGCTGCAGCTACTGCATGTCCGCCCACAGCATGCTGGCAGAGAAAATGTCTCAGGTGCCTGGCGATGTGCTCGAGGCGATCCGTGAGGATCGGGAGATTCCCGACTCTCGCCTGGCCGCGCTTAGCGAATTCACCGGCGTCATGTTCGACACCCGCGGCATGCCGAACCGTGAAGACGTCACGGCATTCCTTGATGCCGGCTTCGAGGAGCAGCATGTGCTGCAAATCGTGCTGGCGCTGGCCGTGAAGACGCTGTCCAACTATTCCAACCACCTCAATCACCCGGAGCTCGACGAGGCTTTCGCTGGCCACGCCTGGAAGAAGTGA
- a CDS encoding TetR/AcrR family transcriptional regulator translates to MTRGRPIAFSPDEAASAAMQVFWARGYDSASTRDLLEAMKISRSSLYQAFGNKEQLFLEALRRYRGNLIDRLNHRLEASPSALGFLRELFVETAQESGSERAALGCLIFNSASELGQRGDIAAIEARLSVQAITALFHEAVVRSQAEGDIASDRDALALATYLTLGMAGLRTLLKSGAAPAQTEAAAELLLGTLR, encoded by the coding sequence ATGACACGTGGACGCCCCATCGCATTCAGCCCCGACGAGGCCGCGAGCGCCGCCATGCAGGTCTTCTGGGCCAGAGGCTACGACAGTGCTTCGACCCGCGACCTGCTGGAGGCGATGAAAATATCGCGCAGCAGCCTGTACCAGGCCTTCGGCAACAAGGAACAGCTGTTTCTCGAGGCGCTGCGCCGCTATCGCGGCAATCTGATCGATCGACTCAACCACCGGCTGGAAGCGTCGCCCTCAGCCTTGGGTTTTCTTCGGGAGCTGTTCGTGGAGACAGCCCAGGAGTCCGGCAGCGAGCGAGCTGCCCTGGGATGCCTGATCTTCAATTCCGCCAGTGAGCTTGGCCAACGTGGCGACATCGCAGCCATCGAGGCCAGGCTCAGCGTCCAAGCCATCACTGCCCTGTTCCACGAGGCCGTCGTTCGGTCACAGGCCGAAGGCGATATCGCCTCAGATCGTGACGCACTGGCGCTCGCAACCTATCTCACGCTGGGCATGGCCGGCCTGCGCACCTTGCTCAAGTCCGGCGCCGCACCCGCACAGACTGAAGCCGCGGCCGAGTTGCTGCTCGGCACATTGCGCTGA
- a CDS encoding DinB family protein codes for MSSIINQAYPPQAGLIEENLLALSQLEEFLDALTPEQYRHNFGHDGRHTLGKHIRHIIDHYNALLSSLDDDVIDYEDRPRDERLEQWPQQAVDRLTDIKAELIALVGHCPTGCLSLNYPLGSGVQVLDTSLARELAFLTSHTIHHMAIVGLLADQLGITLPEAFGVHPSTLRHCQRDISRPVAAWPA; via the coding sequence ATGTCATCTATAATAAATCAGGCATATCCTCCCCAGGCGGGTCTCATTGAAGAGAACCTCCTGGCATTGTCACAGTTGGAGGAATTCCTTGATGCCCTCACGCCGGAGCAGTACCGGCACAACTTTGGTCACGATGGTCGCCATACGCTGGGCAAGCACATACGACACATCATCGATCACTATAATGCCTTGCTGAGCAGCCTGGACGATGATGTGATCGACTACGAAGATCGTCCTCGGGATGAGCGTCTGGAGCAGTGGCCGCAACAGGCCGTTGATCGCCTGACTGACATCAAGGCTGAGCTGATCGCCCTGGTTGGGCACTGTCCAACTGGCTGCTTGAGCCTGAATTATCCCCTAGGCAGTGGCGTGCAGGTGCTGGATACCAGCCTGGCGCGCGAACTCGCTTTCCTGACCAGCCACACCATTCATCACATGGCGATAGTGGGCCTGCTTGCCGATCAGCTCGGCATCACCTTGCCCGAGGCGTTCGGCGTTCACCCCTCTACGTTGAGGCATTGCCAGCGAGACATCTCTCGCCCTGTCGCCGCATGGCCAGCATGA
- a CDS encoding carboxy terminal-processing peptidase — translation MSLLAVIRHSAILLALVLLTSNVALAKIQPSEAQRQAAVEVADSLRYGHYADATLDDEWSRVAFERYLDVLDGQRAFLLGSDVDDFRHLEERIDDMLFEGELAPAYELYQRYHDRAESRFEWLLDKIDEGLGYTYETDMRLELDRSEAPWAENQEELDELWRKRLKNAALTLDITGQDEEQVETNLRQRYEGQLSRLRQTNGEDVFGLFMAAVTSSIDPHTEYLSPRQGESFDIQMRLSLEGIGAMLQSDGEYVKVSSLVPGGPADRAGVLEPADRIIGVGQEDGEEIVNVVGMRLDEVVDLIRGPKGSVVRLEVVPAEAMDMTRSHEVEITRDTVDLEDQAAQGEIIEVERDDGMKRIGVIKIPTFYVDFDAWQAGEEEFRSTTRDVAREVERLKEEGIDGIMLDLRNNGGGALQEANSLIGLFIDRGPTVQVRDARGRISLYGDTEAGTLYDGPLAVLVNRLSASASEIFAGAIQDYGRGLVLGNATFGKGTVQTLSDLSHGQIKLTRAKFYRISGESTQHRGVEPDILFPNLVDPERIGESSLDNALEWDTVQEVQYRHYGEPWEYLETLRSRHRERADTHPNFVFLEQRADMARRLREEHTSVSLDREQRQREVEARDAEQLSLENERRDALGLDLLEELIDARDEDDEEEPVERVQVTEAAAILADYAELTQRRMASRF, via the coding sequence ATGAGCCTGCTAGCCGTTATTCGGCACTCAGCCATACTGCTGGCCCTTGTATTGCTTACCAGCAATGTGGCGCTGGCGAAGATTCAGCCCAGCGAAGCCCAGCGTCAAGCAGCGGTAGAGGTGGCCGACTCGCTGCGCTATGGGCACTATGCTGATGCCACCCTTGACGATGAGTGGTCGCGAGTGGCCTTCGAGCGCTATCTCGATGTACTCGATGGACAGCGTGCCTTCCTGCTCGGCAGTGACGTCGATGATTTTCGTCACCTCGAGGAGCGCATCGACGACATGCTCTTCGAGGGGGAGCTGGCCCCCGCCTATGAGCTCTATCAACGCTATCACGATCGCGCCGAGTCGCGCTTCGAGTGGCTGCTGGACAAGATCGACGAGGGCCTCGGCTACACGTATGAGACCGATATGCGCCTCGAGCTCGACCGCAGCGAGGCCCCCTGGGCCGAGAATCAGGAGGAACTGGATGAGCTGTGGCGCAAGCGGCTCAAGAACGCTGCCCTGACCCTCGATATCACCGGCCAGGACGAAGAACAGGTCGAGACCAACCTGCGCCAGCGCTATGAAGGGCAGCTCTCCCGGCTTCGCCAGACCAACGGTGAAGACGTCTTTGGCCTGTTCATGGCCGCAGTGACCAGCAGCATAGATCCCCACACCGAGTACCTATCCCCCCGCCAGGGTGAATCCTTCGACATCCAGATGCGCCTGTCGCTGGAGGGCATCGGCGCCATGCTGCAGTCCGACGGCGAATACGTGAAGGTCTCGAGCCTGGTTCCCGGAGGCCCGGCGGACCGCGCCGGTGTGCTGGAGCCGGCCGACCGCATCATTGGCGTCGGCCAGGAGGATGGCGAAGAGATCGTCAACGTGGTCGGCATGCGCCTGGACGAGGTCGTGGATCTCATCCGTGGGCCCAAGGGCAGCGTGGTGCGCCTGGAGGTGGTGCCGGCAGAAGCCATGGACATGACCCGCTCCCACGAAGTCGAGATCACCCGCGATACGGTCGATCTCGAGGATCAGGCGGCCCAGGGAGAAATCATCGAAGTCGAGCGTGACGACGGCATGAAGCGTATCGGCGTGATCAAGATCCCCACCTTCTATGTCGACTTCGATGCCTGGCAGGCCGGCGAGGAGGAGTTCCGCAGCACCACCCGTGACGTCGCCCGTGAAGTCGAGCGACTCAAGGAGGAAGGTATCGATGGCATCATGCTCGATCTGCGCAACAACGGCGGTGGCGCCCTGCAGGAAGCCAACTCGCTGATCGGCCTGTTCATCGACCGCGGCCCCACCGTTCAGGTGCGCGATGCGCGTGGGCGTATCAGCCTCTATGGCGACACCGAGGCCGGCACGCTCTACGACGGCCCGTTGGCGGTACTGGTGAACCGGCTGTCGGCATCGGCATCGGAAATCTTTGCCGGGGCCATTCAGGACTATGGCCGCGGCCTGGTGCTGGGGAATGCCACCTTCGGCAAGGGTACTGTGCAGACTCTGAGTGACCTCAGCCATGGCCAGATCAAGCTCACCCGAGCCAAGTTCTACCGCATCTCCGGCGAGAGCACCCAGCATCGCGGCGTCGAGCCGGACATACTGTTCCCCAACCTGGTGGATCCCGAGCGGATCGGCGAAAGCAGTCTGGACAACGCGCTGGAGTGGGATACCGTTCAAGAAGTGCAATATCGCCACTACGGCGAACCCTGGGAGTACCTGGAGACCTTGCGCTCACGCCACCGGGAGCGTGCTGACACCCACCCCAACTTCGTCTTTCTGGAGCAGCGCGCCGACATGGCTCGGCGCCTGCGCGAGGAGCACACCAGCGTGAGCCTCGATCGTGAACAGCGCCAGCGTGAAGTCGAGGCGCGGGACGCCGAGCAACTGTCGCTGGAAAACGAGCGCCGTGACGCCCTGGGCCTCGACCTCCTCGAAGAGCTTATCGATGCCCGCGACGAAGACGACGAGGAAGAGCCCGTAGAGCGTGTTCAGGTGACCGAGGCCGCCGCTATTCTCGCCGACTATGCCGAGCTCACTCAGCGCCGCATGGCCTCACGCTTCTGA
- a CDS encoding M18 family aminopeptidase, which yields MSQEARIERLLDFLQRSPTPWHAVSVMAERLEAAGFRRLDESHPWQLAAGERFYVTRNDSSIVAIQLPREGLDALRMIGAHTDSPGLRLKPNAAQTSMAGWLQLGVELYGGALLAPWFDRDLGLAGRVHLRRADGRLEGLLLHVDRPVATIPSLAIHLDREANNGRALNAQTQMAPVFLQGGEKADLTRLLLEWLDAQHDIGDAEILDFELALFDTQPPARVGVRGELIASARLDNLLSCFIGLEALLESDGAQGVVLVSNDHEEVGSASACGAQGPFLGDVLRRINAQLGDVGGAGEGKDESFIRLIQASRMISCDNAHALHPNFTDKHDAAHGPALNGGPVIKVNANQRYATNSATSALFRDLCHEAGVPVQVFATRADMGCGSTIGPITATELGVPTLDVGVPQWAMHSIRETAGAQDVEYLTRALVAFCNRAELA from the coding sequence ATGTCACAGGAAGCCCGCATTGAGCGTCTGCTCGACTTTCTGCAGCGCTCGCCGACCCCTTGGCACGCCGTATCGGTCATGGCCGAGCGGCTAGAGGCCGCCGGCTTCCGTCGACTGGACGAGTCACACCCCTGGCAGCTGGCGGCCGGGGAGCGATTTTATGTTACCCGCAACGACTCCTCCATCGTTGCCATACAGCTACCCCGGGAGGGGCTCGACGCCCTGCGCATGATCGGTGCCCATACCGACAGCCCTGGTCTGAGGCTAAAGCCCAATGCTGCCCAGACATCGATGGCTGGCTGGCTGCAGCTGGGTGTCGAGCTCTACGGCGGGGCGTTGCTAGCCCCCTGGTTCGACCGTGACCTGGGCCTGGCGGGGCGCGTACATCTGCGCCGGGCCGATGGCCGGCTGGAAGGGTTGCTGCTGCATGTCGACCGTCCTGTGGCGACGATCCCCAGCCTGGCGATCCATCTGGATCGAGAAGCCAATAACGGACGAGCGCTGAACGCCCAGACCCAGATGGCGCCGGTCTTCCTCCAGGGGGGCGAGAAGGCCGATCTCACGCGGCTGCTGCTGGAGTGGCTCGATGCCCAGCATGACATCGGGGACGCGGAGATTCTCGATTTCGAGCTGGCGCTCTTCGATACCCAGCCTCCGGCGCGGGTGGGGGTGAGGGGCGAACTGATCGCCAGTGCCCGGCTGGACAACCTGCTCTCCTGCTTCATCGGCCTGGAGGCGCTGCTCGAGTCGGATGGAGCCCAGGGTGTCGTGCTGGTCTCCAACGACCACGAGGAGGTTGGCAGTGCCAGCGCCTGCGGCGCCCAGGGCCCCTTCCTGGGTGATGTCCTGCGCCGCATCAATGCCCAGCTCGGCGATGTGGGCGGGGCGGGGGAGGGGAAAGACGAGAGCTTCATCCGGCTGATCCAGGCCTCGCGCATGATCTCCTGCGACAACGCCCATGCCCTGCACCCCAACTTCACCGACAAGCACGATGCAGCCCATGGGCCGGCCCTGAACGGCGGTCCGGTGATCAAGGTCAATGCCAACCAGCGCTATGCCACGAACAGTGCCACCTCGGCGCTGTTCCGCGACCTGTGCCACGAGGCCGGGGTTCCGGTCCAGGTTTTTGCTACCCGCGCCGACATGGGCTGTGGCAGCACCATCGGGCCGATTACCGCCACCGAACTGGGTGTGCCGACGCTGGACGTGGGCGTCCCCCAGTGGGCCATGCACTCGATTCGGGAGACCGCCGGCGCCCAGGACGTGGAATACCTGACGCGGGCGCTCGTTGCCTTCTGCAATCGCGCAGAGCTGGCCTGA
- the ychF gene encoding redox-regulated ATPase YchF has product MGFNCGIVGLPNVGKSTLFNALTKSGIDAENFPFCTIEPNVGIVPMPDPRLDALAAIVKPQKVLPTTMEFVDIAGLVAGASKGEGLGNKFLANIRETQAIAHVVRCFDNDNVIHVANQVDPRADIEIINMELALADLDTVERAIQRLVRVAKGGDKEAIATKAILERIQPHLAEGQPLRSFGLDDDEQRQLKSFGFLTLKPTMYIANVNEDGFEANPYLDVVREIAAEEDAVVVPVCNQLEAEIAELDDDERAMFLDEMGMEEPGLDRVIRAGYGLLGLQTYFTAGVKEVRAWTVKVGATAPEAAGVIHTDFQKGFIRAEVIAYDDFVTLGGEQGAKDAGKWRLEGKEYVVKDGDVIHFRFNV; this is encoded by the coding sequence ATGGGTTTCAACTGCGGTATCGTCGGCCTGCCCAACGTCGGCAAGTCCACCCTCTTCAACGCCCTGACCAAGTCCGGCATCGATGCCGAGAACTTTCCCTTCTGCACCATCGAGCCCAATGTGGGCATCGTGCCGATGCCGGACCCACGCCTCGATGCGCTGGCCGCCATCGTCAAGCCGCAGAAGGTGTTGCCCACTACCATGGAATTCGTGGATATCGCCGGCCTGGTGGCGGGCGCTTCCAAGGGCGAGGGCCTGGGAAACAAGTTCCTGGCCAATATCCGCGAGACCCAGGCCATCGCCCATGTGGTACGTTGCTTCGACAACGACAACGTCATCCACGTGGCCAACCAGGTCGACCCACGGGCCGATATCGAGATCATCAACATGGAGCTGGCCCTGGCCGACCTCGATACCGTCGAGCGGGCCATCCAGCGTCTGGTACGTGTCGCCAAGGGCGGTGACAAGGAGGCCATCGCCACCAAGGCCATCCTGGAGCGCATCCAGCCCCACCTGGCGGAAGGCCAGCCGCTGCGCAGCTTCGGCCTCGACGATGACGAGCAGCGCCAGCTCAAGAGCTTTGGCTTCCTGACGCTCAAGCCGACCATGTACATCGCCAACGTCAACGAAGACGGCTTCGAGGCCAATCCCTACCTCGACGTGGTGCGTGAGATCGCCGCCGAGGAAGACGCCGTGGTAGTGCCGGTGTGCAACCAGCTGGAGGCGGAGATCGCCGAGCTGGACGACGATGAACGCGCCATGTTCCTCGACGAGATGGGCATGGAGGAGCCGGGGCTCGACCGGGTGATCCGCGCGGGCTACGGCCTGCTCGGCCTGCAGACCTATTTCACCGCCGGGGTGAAGGAAGTCCGCGCCTGGACGGTCAAGGTAGGCGCCACTGCCCCGGAAGCCGCCGGGGTGATCCATACCGACTTCCAGAAGGGTTTCATCCGCGCCGAGGTCATCGCCTATGACGACTTCGTCACCCTCGGCGGCGAGCAGGGCGCCAAGGATGCCGGCAAATGGCGCCTGGAAGGCAAGGAGTACGTGGTCAAGGATGGCGATGTGATCCACTTCCGCTTCAATGTGTAA
- the pth gene encoding aminoacyl-tRNA hydrolase, which translates to MPQVKAIIGLGNPGDDYAETRHNAGAWLVEILARQAGTELRPEKKVLGLYAKVMLDGHDLHLLEPTTFMNRSGAAVAALCQFYKIAPDELLVAHDELDIPPGAARYKQGGGHGGHNGLRDIISALGNDKSFHRLRIGIGHPGDSRQVTNYVLGRPGKAELGAIGGAIGECLATLPLAINGEWARAMSRLHSFKG; encoded by the coding sequence ATGCCCCAGGTGAAAGCGATCATCGGGCTGGGCAATCCCGGTGACGACTATGCAGAGACCCGTCACAATGCCGGCGCCTGGCTGGTGGAAATCCTGGCACGCCAGGCCGGTACCGAGCTGCGCCCGGAGAAGAAGGTCCTGGGCCTCTATGCCAAGGTAATGCTCGATGGGCACGACCTGCATCTGCTCGAGCCTACGACCTTCATGAACCGCAGCGGTGCCGCCGTGGCGGCCCTGTGTCAGTTCTACAAGATCGCCCCCGACGAACTGCTGGTGGCCCATGACGAGCTGGACATTCCACCCGGCGCAGCCCGCTACAAGCAGGGCGGCGGTCACGGCGGACACAACGGCCTGCGCGATATCATCAGCGCCCTGGGTAACGACAAGAGTTTCCATCGCCTGCGTATCGGCATCGGCCATCCCGGCGACTCACGTCAGGTCACCAATTACGTTCTGGGCCGACCCGGCAAGGCCGAGCTCGGTGCCATCGGCGGCGCCATCGGCGAATGCCTGGCCACCCTGCCGCTGGCCATCAACGGGGAGTGGGCCCGCGCCATGAGCCGGCTGCACAGCTTCAAGGGCTGA
- a CDS encoding 50S ribosomal protein L25/general stress protein Ctc encodes MSDFTLNASVRNDLGKGASRRLRRENLQVPAIIYGGEQAPQPISVEKAAFYKAIEDETFFSSVLNLVVDGKKQQVVVRDLQRHPYKPLVTHADFLRVDATHEITIRVPLHVVGEEKSKGIKDEGGELHILSNEIEISCLPKDLPDFLEVDIAEVTLGTTLHLSDLKVPAGVTLVELSHGADHDNAVLTISKPKVRGEDAEGEEGEGEEGEGAAE; translated from the coding sequence ATGTCCGATTTCACTCTCAATGCCAGCGTTCGCAACGACCTGGGGAAAGGTGCGAGCCGCCGCCTGCGTCGTGAGAACCTTCAGGTGCCGGCCATCATCTATGGTGGCGAGCAGGCGCCGCAGCCGATCTCCGTCGAGAAGGCCGCCTTCTACAAGGCCATCGAAGACGAAACCTTCTTCTCCTCGGTACTCAACCTGGTCGTCGACGGCAAGAAGCAGCAGGTCGTCGTGCGCGATCTCCAGCGCCACCCGTACAAGCCGCTGGTCACCCACGCCGACTTCCTGCGCGTGGATGCCACCCACGAAATCACCATTCGCGTGCCGCTGCATGTCGTGGGCGAAGAGAAGTCCAAGGGCATCAAGGACGAGGGCGGCGAGCTGCACATCCTCTCCAACGAGATCGAGATCAGCTGCCTGCCCAAGGACCTGCCCGACTTCCTGGAAGTCGACATCGCCGAGGTCACGCTGGGCACTACCCTGCACCTCTCCGACCTCAAGGTCCCGGCCGGTGTGACGCTTGTCGAGCTCTCCCACGGCGCCGATCACGACAACGCCGTGCTGACCATCAGCAAGCCCAAGGTGCGCGGTGAAGATGCCGAAGGCGAGGAAGGTGAAGGCGAGGAAGGCGAAGGCGCGGCCGAATAA
- the prs gene encoding ribose-phosphate diphosphokinase, protein MSESTNPPVVMPGGNAIQPRFVLWLITIVAVGLSLFQLYSAGIQPLGLFYQRSIHLMLIMMLAFLMFPVFGPGRKRGILGWLIDAMFFAGALVTGGYLVLYLDEIISRAGFWSQTDILVGCIATLTVLEASRRAVGFGMTLIGALAIVYAFAGPRGELPWLGQFMPGILEHRGYNLDRVAGQLYLGQEGIFGLPLGVAATYIFIFVLFGAFLESTGAGKFFIDMAYAATGRQRGGPAKAAVIASAGMGSISGSAIAKQLNADLAIIDKRRPQANQAQVMHIIGEIENRTCVVVDDMIDTAGTLCKAGDALKAHGARRVVAYATHPILSGPAVDNITGSVLDEVVVTDTIPLSDVARRSGKIRQLSVAGLIAEAIRRVSNEESVSAMFH, encoded by the coding sequence ATGAGCGAGTCCACAAACCCACCGGTGGTGATGCCGGGTGGCAACGCCATCCAGCCCCGCTTCGTCCTGTGGTTGATCACCATCGTGGCGGTGGGGCTTTCCCTCTTCCAGCTTTACTCGGCGGGCATCCAGCCGCTGGGCCTCTTCTACCAGCGCAGCATCCACCTGATGCTGATCATGATGCTGGCTTTCCTGATGTTTCCGGTGTTCGGGCCCGGCCGCAAACGCGGTATCCTGGGCTGGCTCATCGATGCCATGTTCTTCGCCGGCGCCCTGGTCACGGGTGGCTATCTGGTGCTCTACCTGGACGAGATCATCAGCCGCGCGGGCTTCTGGAGCCAGACCGATATCCTTGTCGGCTGTATCGCCACGTTGACGGTGCTGGAGGCCAGCCGTAGAGCGGTGGGCTTCGGCATGACGCTGATTGGCGCCCTGGCCATTGTCTACGCCTTCGCCGGCCCTCGCGGTGAGCTGCCCTGGCTGGGGCAGTTCATGCCGGGCATCCTCGAACACCGTGGCTACAACCTGGATCGGGTTGCCGGACAGCTCTACCTGGGACAGGAAGGGATCTTCGGCCTGCCGCTGGGTGTGGCAGCCACCTATATCTTTATCTTTGTGCTGTTTGGTGCTTTTCTCGAGAGCACCGGCGCCGGAAAGTTCTTCATTGACATGGCCTATGCCGCGACCGGTCGCCAGCGGGGTGGTCCGGCCAAGGCTGCGGTCATCGCTTCTGCCGGCATGGGGTCGATTTCGGGCAGCGCCATCGCCAAGCAGCTCAATGCCGATCTCGCCATCATCGACAAGCGCCGTCCCCAGGCCAACCAGGCCCAGGTGATGCATATCATCGGCGAGATCGAGAACCGTACCTGCGTGGTGGTCGACGACATGATCGATACCGCCGGCACCCTGTGCAAGGCCGGCGACGCACTCAAGGCCCATGGCGCTCGCCGTGTGGTGGCCTATGCCACCCACCCGATCCTCTCCGGCCCTGCAGTGGACAACATCACCGGGTCGGTGCTCGACGAAGTGGTCGTCACCGATACCATCCCGCTGTCCGACGTGGCTCGCCGCAGTGGCAAGATCCGCCAGCTCAGCGTAGCCGGTCTGATCGCCGAGGCGATTCGTCGTGTCAGCAATGAAGAATCCGTCAGCGCCATGTTCCACTGA